CTGCAGGCCGGCCGCGTCGAAGAGCGCCTGCGAAACCTGCAGCCGGGCATCGCCCATCCCGAAGGGGCCCACCAGGTCCGGGAGGGGGAGCCCGGCCTTCCCCACGCCCAGCCCCGCCCAGTTGTACGAGCGGTTCAGCACCCCGGCGTTCGCCGTGAGGGTGGGGAGGAGGTCCGAGCGCGCCTGCGTCGCC
Above is a window of Longimicrobiaceae bacterium DNA encoding:
- a CDS encoding TolC family protein — encoded protein: MRNTLLLCLLAAAAAPALPAQGPVPARITLAEAVALAADTAPAVRLAELEVRRAGARATQARSDLLPTLTANAGVLNRSYNWAGLGVGKAGLPLPDLVGPFGMGDARLQVSQALFDAAGLQ